One segment of Acidovorax sp. DW039 DNA contains the following:
- a CDS encoding Ig-like domain-containing protein produces MTNFSFVTVLADTSDGALWMDGTGSADAAVISLKANTGEKFKFISLTLENPQNNSQAYRILGLRDGLPVSGASKDFTLPSYGSTTSGTIVSVAGAAWAYVDEIRIVRQSGGTGLGLYIDDIIVFAGIAPPTTTITSAALSADTGTSSTDFITNVPAQTLSGTLSANLATGETVSVSLDNGASWTVASATVGQSTWSLSGATLTGNDTLLVKVVDSSGASGPVFSQAYVLDTTAPTVTFSVLALSADTGVSSSDFITNTAAQTITATLSSALAGGDTVYGSLDGGATWADITSKVSGTSLSWNGVVLSPGSQTLQLKVVDVAGNSGSVSSQAYTLTTSIPNTPSTPVLAVDTGISSTDRLVNLANPTLQGTADAGATVTLYEGATPHGSTTATGGVWSLAASGLGSGAHTLNARASDVAGNVSAASATVSITIDTTAPAVTAVTVPPNGTYHAGDTLSFTVQLDEPVYVDTSGGMPRIALTVGSTTRYANYVSGSGTSTLQFGHAVVTGDSDSDGITVGALGANGGTMIDAAGNAASTTLNGVGSTAAVLVDALVPTVAGVSSSTANGSYGVGQTIVITLTFSKAVNVNTTGGTPTLTLNSGGVATYTSGSGTNTLTFTYTVGAGQDSADLDYTSTSALALNGATVTETGGAHQTASLTLAAPGGAGSLGANKAIVIDTTAPSTTVASATLSADTGSSSTDFITNVASQTLNGTLSAPLATGESVLVSQDNGSTWGNASATVGSVAWSVSGITLAGTNTFKARVQDAVGNVGTAWSQAYVLDTVPPLTPTVGTQTVHSLTPTLTGTATLSAGEVLTVAVGGATYPVVPVAGNWSLNLASASPSSGTLALSYSTTYSVTATASDLAGNAAVDVTANELVIGTAPAVPDAPSFTSVTTADRSVTLVWTVPAANNSAISGYQVTGSPSGSCNVNNGTTTTCTIGGLTNGTSYTFRVQAANGVGSSALSAASAPVVPRLLEVTSPAPGMTGMAKATLSGGGSTCTLAPSSGFAGLSNPAPAGKTMPYGEYAYRATGCATSVTMTLEYPQPLPAGIQFWKYGPATAGATTFGWFQLSGVSVSPDRRTVSYTILDNGAGDSDPAVGSIVDPIAPMLGPVDPAGIPVDNPWALASLSTLLTLLAWRTRRYVASA; encoded by the coding sequence ATGACGAACTTTTCTTTCGTCACTGTGTTGGCAGACACTAGCGATGGCGCCCTATGGATGGACGGTACCGGAAGCGCCGATGCAGCGGTGATCTCGCTGAAGGCCAATACCGGTGAAAAATTCAAGTTCATCAGCCTGACGCTGGAAAATCCCCAAAACAACAGTCAGGCTTACCGCATCCTGGGCCTGCGCGATGGCTTGCCTGTGAGCGGGGCCAGCAAAGACTTCACTCTTCCCTCGTATGGTTCTACAACCAGCGGCACCATTGTCTCCGTCGCTGGTGCCGCCTGGGCTTATGTTGATGAGATCCGGATCGTTCGGCAATCGGGTGGCACAGGTCTCGGGCTGTACATTGATGACATCATTGTCTTCGCAGGCATTGCGCCCCCCACCACCACGATCACCAGTGCTGCCCTGTCTGCCGATACCGGCACCTCCAGCACCGACTTCATCACCAACGTGCCAGCACAAACCCTCAGCGGCACCCTGTCTGCCAATCTGGCAACGGGAGAGACGGTGTCCGTGTCACTCGACAACGGAGCGAGCTGGACGGTAGCCAGCGCCACAGTCGGGCAAAGCACCTGGTCGCTCAGCGGCGCCACCTTGACCGGCAACGACACCCTGCTAGTCAAAGTGGTCGACTCCAGTGGCGCCAGTGGCCCGGTGTTTTCTCAAGCCTACGTGCTCGACACCACGGCCCCGACAGTCACGTTCAGCGTCCTTGCTCTCAGTGCTGACACCGGCGTCAGTAGCAGCGACTTCATTACCAACACGGCTGCCCAAACCATCACCGCCACTTTGAGCAGTGCCTTGGCCGGCGGCGACACGGTGTACGGCTCCCTCGATGGCGGCGCAACCTGGGCGGACATCACCAGCAAAGTCAGCGGCACCAGCTTAAGCTGGAATGGCGTGGTGCTGTCCCCTGGCAGTCAAACCCTGCAACTGAAGGTGGTCGATGTGGCCGGCAACAGCGGCAGTGTGAGCAGCCAGGCCTACACCTTGACCACCTCCATCCCCAACACCCCTAGTACGCCCGTGCTGGCAGTGGACACCGGCATCTCCAGCACCGATCGACTCGTCAATCTGGCCAACCCCACCCTGCAAGGCACGGCCGACGCGGGCGCCACCGTGACCCTTTATGAAGGCGCTACCCCCCACGGCAGCACGACGGCCACCGGCGGGGTGTGGAGCCTGGCGGCCAGTGGCCTGGGCAGCGGGGCGCACACGCTCAACGCCCGTGCCAGCGACGTGGCGGGCAATGTCTCGGCCGCCTCGGCCACGGTCTCCATCACCATCGACACCACGGCCCCTGCGGTGACCGCCGTGACGGTGCCCCCCAACGGCACCTACCATGCGGGCGACACGTTGTCCTTCACCGTGCAGCTGGACGAGCCTGTGTATGTAGACACCAGCGGCGGCATGCCCCGCATCGCCCTCACCGTGGGCAGCACCACCCGGTATGCCAACTATGTGTCAGGCTCTGGCACCAGCACCCTTCAGTTTGGCCACGCCGTGGTCACTGGCGACAGCGACAGTGACGGCATCACCGTCGGCGCCTTGGGCGCCAACGGCGGCACCATGATCGACGCCGCAGGCAATGCGGCCAGCACCACACTCAACGGCGTCGGCAGCACCGCAGCCGTGTTGGTCGACGCCCTGGTGCCCACCGTGGCCGGCGTCAGCTCCAGCACAGCCAATGGCAGCTACGGCGTCGGCCAGACCATCGTCATCACCCTCACTTTCAGTAAGGCGGTCAACGTCAACACCACCGGTGGCACGCCCACCTTGACGCTCAACAGCGGCGGTGTGGCCACCTATACCAGCGGCTCGGGCACCAACACGCTCACCTTCACCTACACCGTGGGTGCCGGTCAAGACAGTGCTGATTTGGACTACACCAGCACCAGCGCCTTGGCCCTGAATGGCGCCACCGTGACAGAAACCGGGGGGGCGCATCAAACGGCCTCACTCACACTGGCTGCACCCGGCGGAGCGGGCTCGCTCGGGGCCAACAAAGCCATCGTCATCGACACCACTGCGCCCAGCACCACCGTGGCGTCGGCCACCTTGTCGGCAGACACCGGCAGCAGCAGCACTGATTTCATCACCAACGTAGCCTCCCAAACGCTCAACGGCACCCTGTCGGCACCACTGGCCACGGGCGAATCGGTGCTGGTGTCGCAAGACAATGGCAGCACCTGGGGCAACGCTTCTGCCACCGTGGGCAGCGTGGCATGGTCGGTCTCGGGCATCACCCTCGCTGGCACCAACACCTTCAAGGCGCGGGTGCAAGACGCCGTAGGCAACGTCGGCACGGCGTGGTCGCAAGCCTATGTGCTGGACACTGTGCCGCCGCTCACACCGACGGTGGGCACGCAAACCGTGCACAGCTTGACCCCCACCCTCACTGGCACTGCCACTCTGTCAGCGGGCGAGGTGCTGACTGTAGCCGTCGGTGGCGCTACATACCCAGTGGTCCCGGTTGCGGGCAATTGGAGCTTGAATCTGGCTTCGGCCAGCCCCTCCAGTGGAACCCTGGCACTGAGCTACAGCACGACTTACAGCGTGACCGCCACAGCCTCCGATTTGGCTGGCAATGCTGCGGTGGACGTTACGGCCAATGAATTGGTCATCGGCACCGCGCCTGCGGTACCGGATGCGCCCTCCTTCACCTCGGTCACAACTGCAGACCGTTCTGTGACACTGGTCTGGACCGTCCCTGCAGCCAACAACAGCGCTATCTCGGGTTACCAGGTGACGGGTAGTCCCTCTGGCTCTTGCAATGTCAATAACGGCACGACCACCACTTGCACCATCGGTGGGCTGACCAACGGCACCAGCTATACCTTCAGGGTGCAGGCCGCCAACGGCGTTGGTAGCAGCGCTTTGTCTGCAGCTTCGGCACCCGTGGTGCCCAGGCTGCTGGAGGTCACTTCGCCAGCGCCCGGCATGACAGGTATGGCCAAGGCCACGCTCAGTGGCGGCGGCAGCACCTGCACTCTGGCGCCGTCCAGCGGATTTGCCGGACTGTCTAACCCTGCACCTGCTGGCAAAACGATGCCCTACGGCGAATATGCTTACCGTGCCACTGGCTGTGCGACTTCAGTCACCATGACGCTCGAATACCCACAGCCATTGCCCGCAGGAATACAGTTTTGGAAATATGGCCCAGCAACGGCCGGTGCAACGACCTTTGGATGGTTCCAACTGAGCGGTGTATCGGTCAGCCCAGACCGCCGTACGGTCAGTTACACCATACTGGACAATGGCGCAGGCGATTCCGATCCTGCTGTGGGAAGCATCGTGGATCCGATTGCTCCTATGTTGGGGCCTGTGGACCCTGCCGGTATTCCAGTGGACAACCCCTGGGCCCTGGCTTCACTTTCCACGTTGTTGACGCTGCTTGCTTGGCGTACGCGGCGTTATGTGGCGAGCGCTTGA
- a CDS encoding choice-of-anchor U domain-containing protein produces MPRNRVSTTAFVLPAALLAGGWGALRAGLVIAIAGLCPWMVVKAKDAVPESPFSASAPLFSQAANPLAQGGPPSAVPETSRRTLTGGLEGMQGDARVVISGGGPNCALEPGGGFGRPPVPQPQGVRMPYGVLAFSASGCTGSVTVRLTYPEPLPPSAQLWKLGPATKGARTSTWFAWSGADFSADRRTVTYTVEDNGIGDSDPALGRILDPATVALVPVVAVPMPADNTWALWAAAAILGLMLWLDLRSRPRIIGLMALRAGCVASGFAYLERCQKQIAAWPHLC; encoded by the coding sequence ATGCCCCGCAACCGCGTGTCCACGACGGCTTTTGTCTTGCCGGCTGCCCTCTTGGCTGGCGGCTGGGGTGCCCTGCGCGCGGGGTTAGTGATTGCCATCGCTGGCCTGTGCCCCTGGATGGTGGTCAAAGCCAAGGATGCGGTTCCTGAAAGCCCCTTCTCGGCCTCAGCGCCACTGTTTTCCCAGGCTGCCAATCCCCTGGCCCAGGGCGGCCCCCCGTCAGCGGTGCCTGAAACCTCCCGCCGTACGTTGACGGGTGGACTGGAGGGCATGCAGGGGGATGCCCGGGTGGTGATTTCTGGGGGAGGGCCAAACTGTGCGCTGGAGCCGGGCGGCGGATTTGGTCGCCCGCCAGTGCCCCAGCCCCAGGGTGTGCGCATGCCCTACGGCGTGCTTGCGTTCAGTGCTTCAGGGTGTACCGGCAGCGTGACGGTGCGCCTGACCTACCCCGAGCCCTTGCCCCCCAGTGCCCAGCTCTGGAAGCTGGGGCCAGCCACCAAAGGGGCCCGCACATCCACCTGGTTTGCGTGGAGTGGTGCGGATTTCAGTGCCGACCGCCGCACGGTCACCTACACCGTGGAGGACAACGGAATTGGTGACTCCGACCCCGCTCTAGGCCGTATCCTGGACCCGGCCACTGTTGCGCTGGTGCCGGTGGTCGCCGTGCCCATGCCTGCCGATAACACCTGGGCCTTGTGGGCTGCGGCTGCCATCCTCGGGCTGATGCTCTGGCTGGATTTGCGCAGCAGGCCTCGCATCATAGGCCTGATGGCCCTTCGGGCGGGCTGCGTGGCCTCTGGATTTGCGTACTTGGAGCGATGCCAAAAACAAATTGCAGCTTGGCCTCACCTTTGTTAG
- the cysC gene encoding adenylyl-sulfate kinase yields the protein MDRERLAGHPGRVVWLTGLSGSGKSTIANALECELHRIGMRTYVLDGDNVRQGLNSDLGFSDEDRAENVRRVAHVARLFLQAGVIVIVALISPFRADRDMARALFAHGDFVEVYVNVPLAVAEQRDTKGLYRKARQGLLPQLTGVGSAYEPPLSPELVLCTDKETLSTCVDLMMPFLTNVPSAKN from the coding sequence TTGGATCGCGAGCGATTGGCGGGTCACCCTGGCCGTGTGGTCTGGCTGACGGGCCTGTCCGGCTCGGGCAAGTCCACTATTGCCAATGCACTGGAATGTGAACTACACCGTATCGGTATGCGCACCTATGTTCTGGACGGAGATAACGTTCGGCAGGGCTTGAATAGTGATCTCGGGTTCTCTGATGAGGATAGGGCTGAGAACGTTCGTCGCGTGGCGCATGTGGCTCGTCTTTTCCTGCAGGCCGGTGTGATCGTCATCGTTGCATTGATATCCCCATTCCGGGCAGACCGTGACATGGCGAGAGCACTGTTTGCCCACGGAGATTTTGTGGAGGTTTACGTGAACGTCCCGTTGGCTGTGGCAGAGCAACGGGATACCAAAGGCCTCTACAGGAAGGCGCGTCAGGGACTTTTACCTCAATTAACAGGCGTGGGCTCTGCGTACGAACCTCCGCTTTCCCCTGAGCTGGTTTTATGCACCGACAAGGAGACCCTGTCTACTTGTGTGGACTTGATGATGCCCTTTTTGACGAACGTTCCGAGTGCGAAGAACTAG